Part of the Oreochromis aureus strain Israel breed Guangdong linkage group 20, ZZ_aureus, whole genome shotgun sequence genome, AGTTGGAGGTTTCATAAGCTGCAGATGGGTTGGGCCACTAAGCTGCCTCTgctgaggaagaggaagatgtCTGACTCACCTAACAACAGACAGGAGTGATACCAGAGGTATCGAGGCAGGAAAGATGAGGTACAGCAATTCCTACTATCTCTGTGACTATCACTGGAGTCATATTTTTCATTAGAGatgagtaaaaagaaaaaaaaatgatgatgaagTCATGTTTCATGATCCAAAACTTCCATAAACACAGTGAGCTAATAATTAAAGTCAGTGGATTGTGAACATATTCTGAAATGTCAGTGGAtgcagagattttggtccaaaGAAGGCGATGAGCCAAAAAGCCAAATTTAAAACTGAGAAATCACGTCATTTGGGAAAATAATCCCTGAGTCATCGGTATTGTTTAGCAACCACACACTGAGTTTCATTACCTGTTTTTACTtgcaacaaagaaataacatcTAAACTCCAACCAGTAATTTTTTCATCGTGAAATGATTTACCAATTATATCAGCTGGTtctgtaaaacataaaaaagagatttagtCAAACCAAGACCCAGGATATGACCCGACATGGCCCAGTCGTTTCTGTCGCAACTGAGTCATTTGAGTAGTGGCACAGCTGTCGCGAGCACAGAAACACTTCATTCAAGCAAATTTCTCTTCATCCGGATTTTGCTTTTCATTGCCTGACATGACTCACTGAAAGGATCACAAATCATATTGAGTACCCTCATCCCTTAGTGCAGCTTTGCTCCACAAATTCCATGCATGCTCCTGTTATCTGGTTTTGGTGAGATTATAAGATTTGCCTGGTCCAGAGGTTGATTCTGACATGGTCTGTGCTCCCTGCCGGAACACGATCTGTGTAAAAACTCCCATGTCGACATACGTGGCGGTGATTCTCAGAGGATGGACAGCCTCACGTTTTGAGGGAGGGGAGAGCAGCATGCGCTCTTCCCAGCATCTCATCAGCCTGACCAGGCTCGCACAGCTGCGCCTACACAAAGCTACACAGAGAGGCATCTTTTTAAATGCCAAAGACGCTTTTCCTGTCACAAGAAATGCGAACGGAGCGATGGGAATGAGGGTGTGAGAGTGATCGCTTTTCCACAGAGGCAACAGTGGGTGGATTGAGAGAAGATGCGTGGCCTGTGTCACCCTGGCTAATTCCCAGAGCACAGGGACAGGAAGTGGCCAACGATCCCGGGAGGATACAAACCCTCCTCTGTTTGTCTGTATCAAACCACTATCAGATACTTCATTCAGACGGCCAGCAAGCACAGACCCCTCTGAGTGAAGCCTTGAAGGGATATGTCAGAGCACTTCAGTTCTTCATCTTTATTATTCAAGTGCTTTTACTGGGTCAAATGGACAGCTTTGtaacttcatgttttattggtGTATACACGGTGACCCGCATTTCCTCTGCAGACACTAATTCAAGCAGTGACACCGTATGGAGTAGATAAAAACTAGAATTACAGTAAAGGATTAAAAACTATGCCAATGGTGCACAAAGCctaaacagagagagacagacagcatGTGAGTGATGTAAGACAGGGAGAACGAGAGAACAGGTGGCACTGGCATTCCCATGCTCAACCATATGCCCTTGAATGTAGCTGGGCACTAATTAGCAACAAATCTGGGCCAGAGCAACAGAAGTTTAGTATCTGCAACATGAAAAATTCAAAGGCTTTTGTCAGCAGGAAGCCATCACAAATTTCATGCCCCCTTTTCACGGATAcagtctttctctctttttggagCGCTTCGCGTATCTCCTTGGCAAACCGAAGAGGGGTTGACGCTGGCATCAGacaagtgttttgtttgttaagtaCTTGAAAGCCAAAGGGGAATAGTATGTTGTTTTAACAAAGCGCAGCCACACTACTActcctactactactactgaaGCCCCAGATCATTTAGATTCTTTTTTCATCTCTGGTTCTCTGGACCATCAGTTatacttcttctttttaattagAGCCTCACTGATTATACACTTTTTAGGCCTATGCCCACAAAAATGTTTAGAGGGTAAAAAATCTGGATTTCGTGAGATTCTGGCATTCTTCAGTTAAACTACAGTGGTTAACAAATTATGAAACcacttttcattaaaaacaggaaaattatCAAAAACTTGTTTAAAGCTGAAAACGAGTTATTTATTAGGCAAGTCACCAACTGAATTCATGCTTTATAACCAAATTTGAGCCGGCTGGAATTAATCAATCGTTCGACCactaaaacacattttcctgtTCAGGAATGCAAGTAAACAACTGCAATATggtatcttttatttatttttttttacattgaggAAGCCGTTTAACTAACAGTAGTTTGGCTTTCTACATTACTTTtactttcacatttttaaacttgtaattggaaagaaagaagaaaaaatgtagtaacaaaaaaaaaaaaaaaaaatacagtttggtatcttaatataaaagaggtgctttaatgtttgtttgggtttgtttgttttttggtaaaACCTTAAAATTGAAAATGTATTTCAAACAAcaactatattatattttagtaTTACAAAATATCATTTAGATTAAAACACTTTCATTGCATTACCACCACTGGTAATCTAAGGTAGCTGTTTCAAAAACCTTCCATTGGACTAATAAATTTATTAAGCACTGTATGTAAGTTATAGTCTTACTGGAAAGGgtaaattattcatttattaattatttattaaatttcTTGATAATTCGCTTTCTTTCCAACTTCCTAttatgacctggatgactgagaacttaCACAGACATATTTAATAATTATGCTCTGTGGTCCCTGCTTGGCCAAATGTGCTACAGACAAGAACAGTATTGAATACACCAAAGTCGGAGAAGTTCTACTGACATATAAAGTATTGACAGTATTGCTAAATTATCCTGAGCATCTTTTTCTGCAATAGGTTTTATAATATGTTTTCAAAGCTTCAAACATTACACAACATGTAGATTTACACAGTtcagatttttattattattactgctaATAACTCTTGATTGGTTTGCGATGACTGAGCTTTAGAAATAAAAGCAAGACTGTCCACTGGTAAATCAAGTTTGGTTGGTTCCATTCTGTTAGACAGAtacaaatggtaaaaaaaaccattttaaatgttaaaatcagcACTAAAATATTATCTGGCGACCCGCCTAATAAATAAGCCGATGTGTGGGAAGAACTGATATAAATGCCAATGCTGACATCAGTTGGCCTTTATTTATAACATATCACAACTTTGTCCttaagctctgtgtgtgtaattatgtttTGATATTTAACATTGGAATTAAATGATTTTAATGTAGCTACACCAACAAATATACACAAAAGGCAAATCCTTTTAAAATTCTAATTACAATATGTCCTCAGAGCTCACTGCCAATTAATCCTCATCTGACCTAAAGGAAAGTGGAACATGAGCTAGATCAAATGATGAACTCAGCAAACTGCCAGCTAGAGTGAAAGCTGTTTAACGCCACTGCTCACTTTGCTTCAGTGCAGTTaaaggcagagacaaatacACACATCAGTAACAAAACGCTTAGCTGAAACTCCTGAGAAACAGTTTCTCTCTGCAGACCACCCCAAATCGCTTTCCTTCCTTCTCTATGAATAGGTGCACAAAGGCATTTTTGAAAGTGGAAGCAACTTGTCTTAAAGACGCTGATTCTCCCAGTCTGGATAGCTGCGGAAACAAGCAGTTCATTGATGCCAGGCGCAGTGCATCACCCTGACAGACAAACCACTCCAGTATAAGAGGGAACAAAGCGGCCAGTCCACATCCACGTTGCCAATTAGCAGGAATTTCAGCCTCAAGAGCCAGTTTAGTCTCATTGGAGTTGACATAAACATCTATGGCTTTCACTGAAGACATTCATGGGATTCCAAGGAGCATTAGGTCCCCTCTGCGGAGCCTGAAATCTGGCAGTTAGAAATCACAATGGACCATCTCGTACCACTTTGAGAAACACTTCTCACTCACTGGTTGCAGGAAGCATGCTAATACTAGTGAAAATGGCAACATCTGACCCGTATTTACATTAGCTGAAAACACTTATGAAGAGAGAAGATAATGGTTAGCAGAAATGATCAAGCATGTCCTGCTTCATCTCCAGCATCAGCTTGCGTGTTGCTGGATCAACTTATATTGAACACATGGGAAATAATATGTTGTTTCTGCCTGCTGCCAAGCATTTTAATGCTTTCAGGAAAAGACTAAACATTCacgcacatagacacacacacacacagacatgggaggaaaaaaaacattagaaaaTCTGTAGAGGATTAGTCTAAGGCACTACTGATAATCAAATGTAACAGCAATTTTATTATCATTAAACCTCCACGGATGTCACTGAAATATGTCTCCGGAGAAATGTTTGACGTTTCCGAAAGGATTAGagtaagagaaagaaaataagctGAATGTTTATATACAATATTGCGATCTTAGGCAGATCAAAAAGCTGCGACAACACACTGCAATAGTGGTACAGCAGGTttaactgtgtgtctgtgtgtgtgtggagagcaCAAGGGCTGTGCCAGCTGTCATATCTCAACAGCCATGATAACAAATATGCCGCACGGTGACGTCTTGCAGGAATTGAGAGACCAATATTTAAGTGTCTGCGAGAAAATCTCGTCTAGACACTAAATCGGTTTTAATTTTTGACACAAAGGCTAGGTTAGCAGATCTGTGGGATGATCCTAGATCAGCGCTCTGGCTGAGAGTCGGGACTGATGTGTACACTAAATACAAGCCAATGACTAATCACAATGTTAAACATTATGGAGGACTGAAACTACAACTCCTCAAGCGCATGGCTTTTTACATTATATTACAGACTTTTATAATGACTTTGAAATATGCACACCTAGTCTTTCAGTTATTAGCTACTACACCACATTGGAGTCAATATTTAGACCTTTTGAGTCATGTTGAGTGGGAGAGACTAATCCTAAGCATATGACAGTCATGTCTTTAAAGTGTGTGGGGGAATTTGAGAGGGAAAATATGTGTCATGATGAGTGAACAAGCAAAATCCTACGatacatacatacagacatAATGAATCTAaactgatttcacatttcatatAAATAAATCAACTGGAGCAAAAGCCAGAAAGTTTCACTTGTGTAAACTCCCTCTCAGGTAGCCATGGCTCTAAAATCAAGGATGTGCAACTAAAAGGTGTGGTGTGATTGTTTCCAGAAGCCGCGTACAGTAGAGGAGAGACTCCTCACACCCAGTTAAgttattctaaaaaaaaaaaactgtgatgaTTAACTTTGAGACTGGTGTGGGTGCAACGTGGTTTAATTTATTACATGGTGCGAAAACTACCAGCTGCTGGTCACCATTAACAGGAGCATTTGTTTACAAAAATCTACACACTGAATAAGATGTTGAGTGTAAATTTAGATtagagatgtttgtttgttttaatgtccCAAAGAGTGAGGCTTTGTCTGTACTTATTTGATGCACGGCTGAGCTCCAACCactcattcattttttattaatcCCTGTCTGTCCGCCTGTCAAGCGACTAAAACAACAAGTTGGCTTTACTCACCGTGAAGCGCAGGCTACCGGAGATTTAACGGCGTCGCCCTTCTGTCGATTAGACCGGATGATTTGGCATCAAAGCATTAATGAACTGATCAGAGACACTAAAAAGCTTCTCGATTCCTAAAACTGGGGCTTTGGAGAAGATGGGCAGCTGAAGAGAGAGTCGGTGCCAAAGCGAGCGACACAGAGGCGATGAGGAGGGATCCCATTCAACTGGAGGGACCGCCCGGTGAAGTCATGACGGGGAAAGCCTCTGAAGCTGTGGAAACATTTTTCACTGACACGGTCTAAATGAAGAAAAGCACCGGAACGTCCCTGATTAAAAAGTCCCAGCTTTGCGCGTAACAGAAACCCCCGGTTTGCGACAAGGCTGAGCAAAAACACCAAATCATGACCAAAACACTGGGATGTGCTTGAGGCAAGGAAGGGAGGAGACTTCGTCGCATTGTGAAAACTCTGATTGGTGGGAGGGTTTTTGCACTGTGGATTTGCCCGATTTGCGTGAATGGCATGTCATGGAAGCCCCACCTCACCTGAGAAGTGCAGGTTCAAACGCGGTTCGTTGTACAATTACTCATCCTGTTCTTGGCGGTTAAGACTGTGTAGCCTATGACACATGAAGCGTGTTACGTTTTGTGATGTGAGCCAACTTCACACCATTAAGTCATAACCTGGACACAAATACTGTTGAATTTCTCACGTAAAGTTTCAAAGGCTGACCTAAAAACCTGGAGATATTTTAACTGTAATATAAATTTAGATcgttaaaaaagtttttttttttttttttttttttttttttttaaatctgacatcatgAAAGAATCCCTAATATCACTGAACTGGAGTGCGAGGTAGTCTGATTTTCTATTATTCTATTTGTTAGCGTGAAAATCAAAGATCAGGCTTGCTTGTGATCTTTCTATTTGATGACACgatgctgccacctgctggccatGAAGCAGCATTTCTAAATCGAAGTAGCTGCTGCAGAATTAGAGGCTTCTGTCAACTTTCCACATTAAACTCAGAGGAAAGAAGTACTTCAGTTTACTTACAAGTACTAACAATACCCCTgcgataaaaaataaaaagcatacaaGCAAACATGCTGGCTTGTCCCAGGAGTATCCTGTAACCTTTCTTCTTATACGGAGAGGGAAGGAAACCGTTTTATGATTTCCCTCCTTGTCCTGCACATGTAGCGAGCTAACAATTAAAAAACTTGCATGCATGGCATTTCTGGCTTTTTGCAAGCATTTTAAAACTTTGCATGATGTTTAACTAATCCTAGACGAGTGAGGTCGGGGGAAATTTACGTAAACCTATGTTATACACATACTAAACACCTTATTAGAACCACTTTAGCGATCTAGTGTATTGAATTCAGCCAACCAAACTGGGAGCAATGTTGACGAACTGCACCAGATGGTATAGGTCTTCCAAATACAGCCCTTGGTTAGTGTGCAGCTACTGCcttgcctttttttctcttctctttttgtAATCTGTATATTctgtattaaaaatataaataaaaaatgtatctATTAGCTGTAAGACAAATATAGAGTAGCAAGAAGTATATTTTGCACTGAAGGGTATTACCGTATTAAGTAAGTGAAAAGGAAGCGCATAAATAGAGTATAACAGACAAATACTTCATTAGAATACTTCACTAAGTCCATCACTGCTTTGTACCTCTGACTTGTACCTCTTTGTGTTTCATCACTGCATTTATGtcagtaccatatcaccccattagagcactttgctctggCATGGCAGACTTACtggttgttcctagagtatttaaaagtagaatgggaggcagaggcttcagttttcaggcccctcttctgtggaaccagcttccagtttggatttgggagacactatctctacttttaagattaggcttaaaacttttctttttgctaaagcatatagttagggctggaccaggtgaccgtcaatcctcccttagttatgctgcaataggcataggctgctgggggattcccatgatgcattgagtatttcttcttcagtcacctttctcattcACTacgtgttaacagacctctctgcattgaatcatacttgttattaatctctgtctctcttccacagcatgtctttcatcctgtcttccttctctcaccccaaccggttgcagcagatggccccgcccctccctgagcctggttctgctggaggtttcttcctgttaaaagggagtttttccttcccactgtcaccaaagtgctcgCTCagagggggtcatttgattgtggggtttttctctgtatgtattattgtagggtcaataataaataaataataaatttagCATCACAacattttcactgctgtttCATTGCATATATTTACCCTGATCGTCCACATGCCACCTGCAGTGAAACTGCCTATGGCCCACAGTTTGGAAACCACTGGTGTAAGCCATCAGTAACAGAATAGATGAGACTGAAATATCAATTTATAACAATATAACTGATACAGTCTGGAAAGAGAAGCTCACCAGGAGAATCTGGTTCCCATGGTTGATGTCTTTAGGCATCGCTTTAGTAAAACAGTTTCCATTCCCTGTTTCTAAAGTGAAAAGTTGAAGTTAAAACAAGAGGCATCAATGAATCATCAACAGAAAAAAGGAGAGATTCCACTCAAATCCAATTTAAAGTGAGATATAGTTTATAAACAGCTATGCACAGCAAATGCAGTAATTACAAGAACAATAATGCTATTTCCAGAACGTGTTCAAAAATTGCATATGAACCCCAAAGTGTAGAAGAAGGACAGTTAGGACATCATAAGTAATGTGTAGATGCTGGCTGTGCCACAGTATTATTAAGGAACCCCGACATAAGTTTGAATGGTTTCAAAGCAGTTAGAAAATAATGAGTTGATCAAGGGTCAAATTTTAGTTGGGAAAGAAATTTATACCTTTGGGActtaacaaaagcaaacagcatCTTCAGTTAACTGGCACTGTCCCGAGAGCACACAACATCACCAAATCCACTGAAACCAGAGATAAAGAAACATCACAATGCTGTTGAATGATGTGAAGCTGTGACTGTGCTCTTCAGGCATGTCTTCTGTTCATAAACACATGTTTTAGAATATGACTGTTTTAACACTACAGGTCACTGGTAAGCTCGAGGTTTATGcgtattttatcttttttgtcAGCTGGATTTATGTTTGCTCTTATATGCGTTCAATAAAGAGATCCTTTTTTgctgttcttattttttctctcatctctTCATCATTTTCTTTAAGTGTATACTGCTACAAATCAAGCTGCATTTTTGGGAAGAAAAAATAATCTCTGTCTCTTCTGTGTCTCACTTTTGACGCCCCTTTCAACCAGCCAATCCATCAAATGTCAGCCTCTCTTCCTGTCTTGGTTACACATTCAATCCCATGCGTTACCTCCTTCATCCTTGGTTTCTATTCTAGACCCGCTCTCTCATGTCCTCAGTTGTCCTGCAGTCTCAGTCATCCATTTCTCTCGTGTCAGACGACCCTATAGGAAAGAGCATGTCACTCTCTAAGGACAGGTTGCTGCCTAGCCCGGCCATGCGGCTCCGCAGCAGAAAGTGTGTCCTCCTCTGCAGGAgcctctgctgctcctgcttcagctcCACGTAGGAGCGTGAGAATGTGTGGAAGATGGAGGTGACGGGAAAGGCCATGAGAAGGATGCCACTTAGGATGCTGCTCAGAGCCACCACCTGACCTGGGATGCTCCTTGGCACCATATCCCCATAGCCCactgttgtcatggtgatgaCAGCCCACCAGTAGGTAGCAGGGATGCTTGTGAATTCCTGTGTGGTGGCCATTTCATTCTCAATCAAGTACAGCAGGGGGGAGTATAGTGCGATCGCCACACACAGGAAAAGGAGTAGCAGTCCAAACTCCCGTGTGCAGCGGCGTGCTGTCAGGCCTAGAGTTTGCAGGCCCAGGGAATGGCGAGCTAACCGCATCACATAGAGGATACGCAGGGCCCTCAGCACACGCAGCACCAAGCCCACTTTGTCCAAGTAGGTGTTGCCTGAGCCCAGCCTCTTCTCTCCTTTGGAAGTGCTGTCCACCACTAGTGTGATGTAGTACGGCAGGATTGCTACCACATCAATCAGGTTCAGGGGCTGTCTGAGGAAAGTCAGCTTGCTGCGATCTTGGATGAAGCGCAGGGTGAACTCCAGGGAGAACCAGGCTACACACACAGTCTCCACAATGAAGATATTATAGCACATCTGGGAACAGGTCCCCTGTTtaggaaagaaacaaaatgtgGTCACCAGCATGTAGATGAGGTCGAATCACTAGAGGGAGCCACCTCAGTGTGAAATTCAAACGCTAAACAGTGGTAGGAGTCTGCAGCCCTCAGCACTGCAGCCAagacaattaaaaaataaaaataatggctCATTACAGATCTAACCACCAGTTTTGGTTATggggaaaaaagtaattttcCATTTACATTTATGATGAATGTCATTAGGCACTAAATCTTAGGTCAAAGCGTCTAAAATGATACCGCCACGCTTCCAGAAGCAGTGTATTTTTCTTCATGATTCAGTGCGTGGTTGAAATATGGTTCAAAGCATTTCAAAGCACATACTGTGATAGCCGCTGAATGCAGTCCATATCAGCGAATAATATCATTATTATGAAACATACTCCCACAGAGGAGGAAATGGCCTGACCACCTGAAAACTCCAGATAACCTGAAACACTTGTGTACTTTTAATGCAAGACTTTGTCGTCTTGTTGAGGAGCTGTTAGAATGAGATCATCGGCACTTCTTTTTAAACAAACGAATTCAGACTCTCAAGTGAGAATACAGTGCAAGGGTGTCAGATGAATATATCAGTGACTAAATCAGACAACAAGCagcttttcatttccttttcaattttgtttttcttattttccccTCCCCCGTTTTCTTAGGTAGTTATTGGTTTAACAGTGTGACAGAGGTGATGTTTAACTCATCTGCAGCTaatgcaggggtgggcaactccaggactcaagggccggtgtcctgcaggttttagatattacCCTGGCTCaatacacctgaatcacatgattagttcattaccaggcctctggagaacttcgggacatgttgaggagataatttagccatttaaatcagctgtgttggatcaaggacacatctaaaacctgcaggacaccggccctcgaggcctggagttgcccacccctgagctAATGTCTCACTGTACAGGAGCGAACGTTTTGCACTCCACCCATTTCCCACACTTACTGTATCTGCACTTGATTATCTGAACAActtgaaacagaaagaaagaaaaaaacaacacaaactttTTCCCCCACAGTGGAAATCAAAGAGTTTGCAGTCAATCTGCACTTCTATCAAAAGCctgctttatttaattttcacaAAAGCTTCCAAGACACatcaattaattaattcaaAACCTGTTTGCACTTTACTCTGCGAGAAGATTACGTGTGTGGCTCAGATATTCAATTTTCCTTTGATTTGACTAAAAAAGCTGGGGTGCTAATTATGTTTGTGATTGAAGTCAGACATAATAATGGAAGCATTTCATGAAAGCAGCCTGAGACGTCTTCAAACATTTATTCTAATTTGGGAAAAAAACTGCGGCTCTCTCAGCAGCCTTCCTTCTCTTACTGGGATGGGGTTTTAAAATGACATGACATTATTAGCATTTTCTTTAATGGCtaagggttgttttttttaaagcacttaaCCTCTTTTTGGATACATCAGTttaaaatggatggatagaaaaaaaaacctgacataAACCTGCTGGGTTCACATATTCATTGTCAGTATGGTGGCGTCTCTTTATGTATTGTGGCTGTGCAAAGCACTTTTAATGACGAATacattaaaatgaattaaaaatatataaatagaaATTAAAACAGAGTACATGTTTTGGTAAAATGTTTTAACTATATTGGTTTCAAAAAGAATTCTtatatttgaaatgtttgtcaaatttaaaatgaaatgactCGATTTGCAAAGTTTGTGATATTCTCATTTTTTCCTTATTAATACAAATACTTCAAAAACTAACTATATTTAGGCACAAGTTacttttctgcttcttctgtcttcatttagATAATTGGTTAATCATTAATTTAACCAAAACTAAGCAGTTCTTGAATTTTAGACACTGGAAATTGAGTCTTCTGGGCAACTATTTTGAAAACTTGGATGCCATAACAATATTAACCACATTTATCAGCTGTAAGAGCCTCAGAAGCTGTTGTTGTCCCAACTGTACCTCACAGAAACaataagttttgttttgcgtttgTAGCCTTATAACCTCttcttttttatataattttttaatcTTCATGTGCTGTGTTAAACATCACGTTTCTACTCAccgactcctcctcctccctcatgGCCGGCATGGTGCTGATGGATAAGTTGATGGCAGTGATGGTGACAAACAGCACGGACAAACAAGCAAAGATCTTCCCTGGGAGGCCAGAGTGAGGCCTCTCCACCATGTCCCTCAGCTTAGCCATGCACCGACTGAGTCTAGAGTCAGCCACGCGTCCCCTTTGGCCACTGTCTGAATCCAGCAGATCCTCCAGgagttcttcctcctcctctgctctctccatGGCTTCAAACTCCTCCATGCGCTGCAGCAGACGCCTGCGACAGCACCACTCCAGGCTCTCCTCTGGAACCCCCCAGTATAGCAGCTCCTCTCTGAAGGAGAGGGCGCACATCTCCCTGAGGGACCGCA contains:
- the kcng1 gene encoding potassium voltage-gated channel subfamily G member 1; the protein is MTLLAGDGSDYDYSALSCASDNSLNPPLQQEKEAHKGAFYKRAQPAPELSTIHDNTLLSSARKLHAIINVGGLRYQLPWTTLEDFPLSRLGQLHLCSSFDEIMRICDDYDVTHNEFFFDRSPCAFRNILTFLRAGKLRSLREMCALSFREELLYWGVPEESLEWCCRRRLLQRMEEFEAMERAEEEEELLEDLLDSDSGQRGRVADSRLSRCMAKLRDMVERPHSGLPGKIFACLSVLFVTITAINLSISTMPAMREEEESGTCSQMCYNIFIVETVCVAWFSLEFTLRFIQDRSKLTFLRQPLNLIDVVAILPYYITLVVDSTSKGEKRLGSGNTYLDKVGLVLRVLRALRILYVMRLARHSLGLQTLGLTARRCTREFGLLLLFLCVAIALYSPLLYLIENEMATTQEFTSIPATYWWAVITMTTVGYGDMVPRSIPGQVVALSSILSGILLMAFPVTSIFHTFSRSYVELKQEQQRLLQRRTHFLLRSRMAGLGSNLSLESDMLFPIGSSDTREMDD